GGCTACGAGAGCATTTGTGTCGAGACCAACGGTGTGCGTCTGGCGGCGCGCCACACCGCCAGTGCGCTACTCGAAGCGGGAGTCACTGAAGTCCTGGTCACTGGGTATGCCCTGGATGCGGCGGTGCACGATGCGGTGTGTGGTCGGCCCGGGGCACACGCACGTCTACTGCAGGGGCTGGAGCACGCACGTGCAGCCGGGCTGAACGTGGGGCTTCGCGCCGTCGTGCTATCGGAGAAGCGGCAAGACTTGCCGGCGCTGCTTCGCGACATGCATGCCCGTGCCGGTGGCTCGAGTCGCCTGGAACTGTCCCTGCCCCGCTCGGGGCCGTCTCAGCCTCGAGCGCGCGAGTACCTTCCCGAGTCCGTCGCTGCGCTGCGACCGCGGCTGAGCCGTACACTGGTGCAGGCCGAGGCCCTAGGCGTTCCGGTCCGGATCCTTCCCGACGCGGGCATTCCTCCCTGTGCTGTCGAGGACTCTTGGCGCAGCGATACGCTCTTCGGATTTCGCCTGACGAAGGAAGCACGGGGTTTGCCCGAGGTGTGCGCAACCTGCGCCGAAGCATCGCGCTGTGGCGGAACACCAGAGTGGCATCGCTCTCTGTGGGGCGCCGACGGACTCTCACCGCTCGAGCGTCCCTTGACGCAGGCTCGGCACCAGGCACGAGAGCCCGAAGCCGCGGCGAGCTTCACCCGGCGCGCCATGCCGCGGCGAGAAGGGGCCTTTCGAGTCCTACTGGTGAATCCCTGCGAAGCCACTTGGGGCTACGGCCCTGGCGCAGCGGAATACCTGCGCGCAGCGCTCCTGGCAAAGCCGGATCTCGCTGCTTGCGTGGACGTCGACATCGAGTTCTTGGTCGGCGTACCGCCGAAGCGCGCCGCGGAGCTGATCTTGGAAGCAGATCCGGATCTGATCGGCATGACGGTCTACAGCTGGAATCTCCAAATCGCTGCTGAACTCAGCCGTTTGCTCAAGGCCAAGGCCTGTCGCGCGCCCATCGTTTGGGGTGGCGTCACCTTCGCGCTCCTGGAACGCGACGCCTCGTGGTTTCACTGGTGGGATGCGGTGGACGCGGTAGCGCGCGGCTCTGGAGAGCACACCCTGATCGATCTCGTGCGTGCCCTCATGAAGCAGACCGGGCCTGTGCGCAGCATCCCGGCGCTGCCGGGCCTGTGCGTGGTTGCAAACGGCAAGTCGCACTTTGGTCCACCGGCTCGGGTCCCACGCCTGGACGATTTCCCGTCACCCTATCTCCAGGGCACGGTCTATCGCGTCGCTCGTCCCACCATCGAGATGGCCCGCGGCTGCACCTTTTCCTGCGCCTTTTGCAGCGATGCCAAACAGAGCCGGGAAGGCGGTATGCAGTTGCGGGGCGCCGAACGTCTGGCGGCGGAGATCGCGGCCGTCGTGTCCTGGCCCGAGGCCCAGTGGATTGACGCGGGAGCCAGCACCGCAAACGTCACGTCGGAGGCCTTCGAGCGCGTGTGCGCAGCGATTCGTCGCGGCGACCCCGATGGCTCGCTGCGCTACGGCTTTCAACTGTATCCATCTCTGGCGCGCCCAGCCCAGCGCGAGGCTCTTCAGGGCGTCAACGTCGGCGCACTGCACTTCGGCGTTCAATCCCTCACGCCAGCGACCTTTGCGCCCATCAAACGCGGAACGAACCTCTCGCACGTGCATCGCGCGCTGCAAGTGTTCGAAGGATTGCCCGTGGAGCTTTCGCTGATCCTGGGCCTACCCGGGGAAACCCTGGACTCCTTCAAGGCAAGCTTCGACCAGCTACTCGCGCTGCCATCCCCCCGCATCGTGGTGAACCGGCTCCTCGTGCTGCCCGGCACGGAACTCCACGCACGGCGGGTAGCGCTGGGACTCGGGGTTCGAGAGGACCGTTACTTTCGTCTCGAGCACAGCCGCGAGATGAGCGCGGCGGAGCTACTTCGTGCCCAAGACTACGTCATCGAGCGCGCGCTGGCCCTGCCCGACTTGATGCACGAGGGCGAAGCGCGCGTGCGCTGGGTTGGCTTCGACGTGCAGCAAAGCTTCGCCGCACCGCCGGAATACGTCGGGAGCCGGCAAGGAGGGTGACCACGACCGCACCCGCCAGCTCGAAGGCGCGACCGCGCCGGCCAGCTCAAAAGCGCGACCGTGCCGGCCGTTCGAGCAAAGCTACTCGCCAAACACCCGCTGCACGGAGAAGCGCTCCGGCAGTCGCTCCAGCAGCTGCCGCAGAGCGCCGCCGTGCTCACGACAGAGCCGGGCGAGGTCGGCGGAAGGTTCGTCGTCCAACGCTGCGATGCCACGGTAGAGTTCCCGCAGCGTGGGCTCGAGGGAGGGCTGCGAGATGGGGTCGTTATCGTAGCGCGGCGCGAGACAATTGACGTCGTAGTTGCGAGTGCGGAAGAGACTCGGAGCGCTTTCGTCGCGGGGCTCGACGAGCAGGTAGAGATGTGCGGGCTTGTCGCTACCATCGTCGTAGCGCAGATGAACGCACAGAAACCCCAGTTTCGTGGGAATGGAGCTGGCGCCGTGCTGTTCCAATAGCGGAGTTCCGTCCCTTCGACTTGCCGCCAGCCGCCTGTCCAAGACTTCTGTCGTTGCATCACCGAGCGCGAGATTGCGCACCAGTCCGCTGGTCAGGATCAGGAACGCCTTCTGCGGCTTGAGCTGAGTGTCCTCTCGCAACAGGATACGCTTCGACTCCCAGAAGTAGTCGTCGCGACTCAAGTTCTGCTGATAGTAGAAGCGAACCATCCTCAGCAGGTCGCCAAAGAGCTCGCGATGGTGTCGCGAGTACTGCTCGCGTGCTTCTTGTTCAGAGGCAATCCCGCGCAGAATCCGATCACAGGTAGTGGCTGCGTCCCGCGCGGCGTGCATGGCTAGAAAGACCCCCGTCGACAGCACGGGATCCACGAAGCCCGAGGCGTCTCCGACGGCCAGCCACCCTGGCCCCGACACGCTGGCAAGACGATAGGAAAAGTCGCGTTGGTGGCGGATCGGCGTCACGCGCCGCGCTGCGCCTCCCAGCACCTCCATGAACGCCGCGCTATGCTTGACGCCATCCTCGAACACCTGGTCGCGGGTCGTGGGGCGTTCATCCGCGTCCAGCCGCACCATGCCGACCGACGCGCGTCCCTCGGGAAACGGAAAAAGCCAGAGCCAATAGCCCTGCTCGGCCACGAACAGAGCCTGGTTCTGCCGCGGTGACGGCAGGCGACCCGCATCGGCGAAGTGAGCCCAGGACGCTTGGTGCGACAGGCCATCGATGTGCTGTCGCAAGCGCTCGCGCTTTGCCATCAGCGCTGCCTGACCGCTGGCGTCGATCACGAGGCGCGCGTGGATCTCGAGTTGCTCGTCGACCCCCTTGCGACGCACCTTGGCTCCGACCACCCGATCGCCGTCCACCAGCACGTCCCGGGCTGCGGCGTGCTCCCACACTTCCGCGCCGGCCTGCTTCGCCGTCGAGAAGAGCAACTCGTCGAAGCGAGCGCGGTCCACTAGCCAGGAGTGGTCGTACTGATCCGTGTCGCTGAACCACAAATCCCAGCTGGGCGTGGTGCCCCATTGCCAGTGGGTAGTCCCGGTCTTCAACCCGAAGCCGGCGGCTTCGACCGCATCCAGCGCCCCCATCTCCTGCAAGATGGGCGTGATTCCCGGCAGCAGACTTTCACCTACATGGACGCGGGGATGTTCGTCTGCCTCCAGAAGCAGCACGTCATGCCCCGCTTTTGCCAGCAGCGTCGCCACGGTGCTGCCCGCGGGGCCACCTCCAATGACCAGCACGTCGCGCATCGTCGACAACTCCGGACTCCCTGTTCAGACTAGCACGAAGACAATCGCTCGTAGTGCAGCAACCACTGGTTGCTGTTTGCCGGCGTCACCTCCTGACACTCGCGGAGCACCAGGGGTAGATGGGTGAGCAGCGCGCGTAGCTCCTCCGCGGACGCGTTGCGATGATGTTCCAGCAGCGCACTGGAGGTCTCGGCCCGCTGAGCCTGCTCTCGGCTGCGCACCAGGCCGAAGGCCACGTTGTCCACCAGGATCAGAAAGCCGCCCTCGCGAAGCCGCTGGGTCACATTAGCTATCGTCGCCAGGGGCTGCGGCAAGTGGTTGACGCTGCGCAAGAACAGAGCGTGGTCGACGTTGGGCGGCGCAGCGGACAGGTCATCGGCGAGAGTTGCCCACGGACAAGTGGCGGAAAATCGCTCCCGTACCGCTGCGTCGGGCTCGATGCCGAAGTAGCGAACCTTGGCGGCAACAACGGCCGCTTCCAGCCAGGCCGCGTAGGGCGGATGACCGCATCCCACGTCGAGCACCGTGCCGCGCAGCGACTGGAGCAGGGCGCGGAGTCGTGCCTCTTCGCCCTCGAACGCGGGCTGCGCCGCGGGTACGTAGGCGCCGGCGCAGGCTGTTCGCTTGGCGCACGTGCCACACTCGCCTGCCAAGTGCAGCTGTTTCAGATCGCGCGCAAAGTCGTCGAGGCGGTCCTTGCGCGAAACGTCGAGATACAGCTGTCCGAACTGTTCCTTGATCGTGCGAATCTCGTCCTCGTCGAAATCGGTGGTGCGCGTTTCGAACAGTCGCATGCGGTCTCGGAGTCGAAGCCACAGCGCTCGATGGGGAGCCGCGACGGCCCGCTGCGAGTCGTCGCCTTGGAGCGGACACGCCTCACGCGCACTTCGCACCACGTCCCGGACGGGTACTAGATTGAAGGAGTTGGCGCGCCTCGCCACGTGCCGGCCTAGACGCCCGACAGCGCGTCCCCGCGACCTTCGATGGTCAGCCCCAAGGCGTAGTTCGCTAGTTCATCGGCGATCAACCGCTCGTCTTGGCTGGCGGTCACCTCGATGCGCCACTCCGAATCGCTATCGCGACGAGCGAGGTCGGCGTGCTCCCGAAAGACATCGACTGCCGCGCTGACGGCAGCCTCGCCGTAGAGCTCCTTCTTCAACGCGACCAAGATCATGGCTTTTCGGGGTCCTCGGGAGCCTTGGCTGTTTCCGCACTCTCCCCTTCGTCCCCCTTCTTCTTGTATTTCTCCTCCCAGCTCATCGCGATGCCCAGGGGGTCCTCGAAGGCCGTGTCTTCGTCGAGATCCATGGCCAGCAGATCATCGAGCCCCGGAGGCCCAGCGGCCCCCGACAGCGCCTGCGTCGTGACTTGTTCCAGCAGTTTGCGGTTTTCATCGACGATCAGCCGACGCCACGCCTGCGCCAAGAGTTCGTTCTCCAACTCGCCCACGAACTGCTCCGCACTCAGTGAGACACCTGCCTTCGGCTTCAAGCGTACGGACAGCCGACCGGGCGCGGGGCGGTCCAGCTTCACGTAGCAGCGGTCGATGAACACGTAGGCCGCGCCGTACACCGTGTCCTTGGAGTAGAGGCTTTCATCCAGCTCCACCACCAGTCCGTCGTCAGTGGTGCTGTGGTCCAGGGCCATGCCCGTGATCTAACAGACGCCTGCCGTTGCGGCGAGGGTGCTCTTCGGGTTCGGGTATCCCCAGCTCTCACGGCTGAGTCGCGCTGTCTTCGGCATGCCGTCCCATGCCTGCGAAGAGCGGCGGCACCCCGGGGTTTCCCAGGTTTTCCGTGGTCACCACCACCAGGCCGAGGGACGCCGCGCGTGCTTCGGCGCGGCGGAGGTGTGGTACGAGCAGCGGCGCTGCGGGCTGCAACTGGAGCGCATTGTCCCGCGCACTGCCCACCAACGCCAGGGTCGCAAGGTGTACCGCCCGCGCGCCGAGGGTGTGCGCGACGTGGATGATCTCCGACAAGTGCCGGTAGTTCGAGCGTGTGACGACCGTGGTGATGCCCAGCGTCATCCTGGCCGCACGCGCGCGGCGCATACCGGCGATAGTCTGCCGAAAACTGCCCGGCGCGCGCGTGTGGTAGTCGTGCATGGCCTCGCTCGCTCCATGCAGCGACACGTCGAGTACATCGATTCCACTTTCTGCGAGGGCGCCGGCGTAGCCCTTCAGTGCAAGCTTTCGCGCATTGGTTTGCACGAGCACCGAGACCACGCCTCGCTGTCGTGCCAGGACGGCCCAGTGCGGTAGTTCGTCGAACAGCGTTGGCTCTCCACCGACGAACGCCACCCGCTGTCCGGCACTCAGTCGTGCGATCTGCTCGAGGACTTGCTTCGCATCCGTCTCGGGCTCGAGCTGGCGCAGACCGCCCGGAGCGCAGAAAGCGCATGCGTTGTTGCAACGGTAGCCGAGCGCTATCTGCTGCAACTGACCGCCACCGCTGCGCCCGCTCAGGGCAGGTGCCGTCGCGCCAAGCCGCGCTGGGCGCGTGCTGCCACGGACAGAAACCCACTGCGGTCGACGCCAGCTTCGTTGCCGCGGATTACGTCGGCGAGCGCCATGGCCGCCAGGCCGTGGGATTCGTGCGTCGGAACTGCGCCGTCGCCGCGATTGACGACGAAGACGGCGAAATGTTCGCTCTGCCCCGGGGCGCTGGCACCGGGGTCACGCGCGCAGACGTCGAGCTGGAACTCGCTGCCCGCCTCGTCCCGAAGCAACACGGAAACGGCCCCGTCCGTTAGCGGCAAGACTTCCTGCACATGCCAAGCGCCCAGGCGACTGCCGGCGGCGAGAGGACGCAGCAACTCGCCCGGCGCACCGAGGTCCACTGGGCTCGACGGCGTCGGAGCCTGCGCGACCTGCCCGGCACCCAAGGCAGCGGCACTTGTGCCCACCACTGCTCCAAAGGCCCGACGACTCAGGTGCGATGCGCTCATGATGAAAACATGATCTGACATGAACGTGCGTTCCGTCAACATACGCAGCAAAAAGCGGGCAGGCATTGCGACTTCGCACCGTGGCGCGACGCGGCAAGCGCGGGTAGCGTCAACAAAGTGGCTCCTGCGGATCGCGACACCATCTTGCGCCGGCGCGCCCTGTTCTTGGGAGCCGCGCTGGCGCAGGTGCAGCCCAGTGCCGGTGCTCAGCCTGCGCCGTTGCCCCAATGCGCACCCGCCGATGCGTCCCCGCAGGACATCCAGACCGCGAGCGAGTTGTACCGCGCGGCGCTATTGGCCAAGGGGACGGGCGACTTTCCTCGCGCCATCGACGCATTGACACGTGCGTATCAGTTGAGCGGCAAGAACCAGCTGCTGCTCTCCCTGGCCGATGTCCTCACCGCGGCGGACCAGCCGGCGAACGCCCTTCGTTGCATCGAGCAATACATCGCTTGCAGGGAGGCACCAAACCCAGAAGTCGAGGCGCGCTTAGCAGAGGCGAAGCGGCAAGTGGCGCGTCTGAGCTTGACGGCGATGAAGCCCGAGCTCCGCGTCGAGCTCGACGGCGCGCAGGTCCCGGTCGGCGAAGCGACTCAATGGCTCGATCCAGGAGAGCACACACTCGTGGTGATCTCGAGGGGCGATCGCAGCGAGCGGCGGTTCGTCGTGACGGCCGGCGAAGAGATCGAGATCGACGTGGCCGCCTCTCTCCCACGGTCATGCGACACGGACCCCGCGCAATGCATGCCTTGCCTCACGCCGCCCCCGCCACCGCCGAACGTTCGAACCACGCACCTCGGCGTCGAGCTGGGGCACGCCGCGTGGCTGAGCTTGTCTCCGGCCGAGGGTAGCAGCCGCCTCGGGCAAGGACTGCGTCTGGTACTGTACGCTTCGTTGCCCCTGAACAAGGACGACGGGCCAGGGTTTGCACTGCGCCTCGGTCCGACGGTGACGCAAGTTTGGACGCCCGATGGGGACTTCACGCCCCTGGGCGCCGACGTGCAGCTCGGATTTGGGAGCGGGCTGCTCACGGGCAGCGCGGGACTGGGCCTCGGCTACACCGCCACCCCCAACGAACCGGCCAGCGCCAGGTTCTTCACGCCCAGCTCCGGGTTCTTCATGGAGCCCTACTTCAACGCGGCAGTGGTTCGCCTGTTCGAGCCCCTACAGGTCGGGCTGCGCGTCGGGCACTACGTCGGCCACTTCCGCTCCACTCGTGACGAGCAATTTGGCTTGGGGCACATCAACGTCGGGCTGTGGCTGAGCCTCGCCCTCACGCCGGATTGCTCGAAGGACTACGAAGAGACGCCTTGCCGAGGGCGAGGGCTCTTCTCGAGCGACAGCGCGCCGACGGCGCGCGGCGCACAGGCATGGCGATTCTGATCACGCGGGCGGCGCGCCGATTGAGGCGTCAGAGAGACTCAGCATCATCCAACGTAACGACCGCGCGCGGCATTGCTCCCTCGAACTCGACGAGGACACCCGCTTCGCGACAGCCTTCGGCGCTGCATTCTCCGAACAACACATCCCAATACGGCGGCTCCCGAAAGGTCAACGATGGTTGCTGACCGCTGGCGCCGAGTTGCTTCGTCAGCAGGTCATTCGCTTTTGCCAGATGCTCGTCGAGAGCCTGCAGCACTTGCCCGATGAACTCGTGCTGCGCCTGCGAGACCTGGTCGCTCGCGCCCAGCTCCACGAAGAGATCGACGCCGCCCCACTCGGCAGACTCGGTCTCGCCGCGCACGAATCGCGCGTCCTCAGGCGCGTCAGGGACGGGATGAAAGTGCATGATTCACTCAGTGGTGCGACACGGTAGCGGGAACGAGATACCCGGCGCCACTCGTCCCACCACTCCAGTCCGGCGGCTTCAAGTGCTGAATACGAACTTGTCGCCGTCGAGCTTCACGCGAATCTTCGTTCCCTCGGGGTACTTGGCGGAGAGGATCGATTCGGCGAGGGGATCTTGGAGCTCGCGGAGGA
The nucleotide sequence above comes from Polyangiaceae bacterium. Encoded proteins:
- a CDS encoding radical SAM protein; protein product: MKTARVDSLRLRAECDLACWFCSGRSAQDEGETLPTREDGTVQLRILGCDPLRRTDLLKLVTRARAAGYESICVETNGVRLAARHTASALLEAGVTEVLVTGYALDAAVHDAVCGRPGAHARLLQGLEHARAAGLNVGLRAVVLSEKRQDLPALLRDMHARAGGSSRLELSLPRSGPSQPRAREYLPESVAALRPRLSRTLVQAEALGVPVRILPDAGIPPCAVEDSWRSDTLFGFRLTKEARGLPEVCATCAEASRCGGTPEWHRSLWGADGLSPLERPLTQARHQAREPEAAASFTRRAMPRREGAFRVLLVNPCEATWGYGPGAAEYLRAALLAKPDLAACVDVDIEFLVGVPPKRAAELILEADPDLIGMTVYSWNLQIAAELSRLLKAKACRAPIVWGGVTFALLERDASWFHWWDAVDAVARGSGEHTLIDLVRALMKQTGPVRSIPALPGLCVVANGKSHFGPPARVPRLDDFPSPYLQGTVYRVARPTIEMARGCTFSCAFCSDAKQSREGGMQLRGAERLAAEIAAVVSWPEAQWIDAGASTANVTSEAFERVCAAIRRGDPDGSLRYGFQLYPSLARPAQREALQGVNVGALHFGVQSLTPATFAPIKRGTNLSHVHRALQVFEGLPVELSLILGLPGETLDSFKASFDQLLALPSPRIVVNRLLVLPGTELHARRVALGLGVREDRYFRLEHSREMSAAELLRAQDYVIERALALPDLMHEGEARVRWVGFDVQQSFAAPPEYVGSRQGG
- a CDS encoding NAD(P)/FAD-dependent oxidoreductase; its protein translation is MRDVLVIGGGPAGSTVATLLAKAGHDVLLLEADEHPRVHVGESLLPGITPILQEMGALDAVEAAGFGLKTGTTHWQWGTTPSWDLWFSDTDQYDHSWLVDRARFDELLFSTAKQAGAEVWEHAAARDVLVDGDRVVGAKVRRKGVDEQLEIHARLVIDASGQAALMAKRERLRQHIDGLSHQASWAHFADAGRLPSPRQNQALFVAEQGYWLWLFPFPEGRASVGMVRLDADERPTTRDQVFEDGVKHSAAFMEVLGGAARRVTPIRHQRDFSYRLASVSGPGWLAVGDASGFVDPVLSTGVFLAMHAARDAATTCDRILRGIASEQEAREQYSRHHRELFGDLLRMVRFYYQQNLSRDDYFWESKRILLREDTQLKPQKAFLILTSGLVRNLALGDATTEVLDRRLAASRRDGTPLLEQHGASSIPTKLGFLCVHLRYDDGSDKPAHLYLLVEPRDESAPSLFRTRNYDVNCLAPRYDNDPISQPSLEPTLRELYRGIAALDDEPSADLARLCREHGGALRQLLERLPERFSVQRVFGE
- a CDS encoding HxsD-like protein, with translation MILVALKKELYGEAAVSAAVDVFREHADLARRDSDSEWRIEVTASQDERLIADELANYALGLTIEGRGDALSGV
- the hxsD gene encoding His-Xaa-Ser system protein HxsD — its product is MALDHSTTDDGLVVELDESLYSKDTVYGAAYVFIDRCYVKLDRPAPGRLSVRLKPKAGVSLSAEQFVGELENELLAQAWRRLIVDENRKLLEQVTTQALSGAAGPPGLDDLLAMDLDEDTAFEDPLGIAMSWEEKYKKKGDEGESAETAKAPEDPEKP
- a CDS encoding radical SAM protein — its product is MQQIALGYRCNNACAFCAPGGLRQLEPETDAKQVLEQIARLSAGQRVAFVGGEPTLFDELPHWAVLARQRGVVSVLVQTNARKLALKGYAGALAESGIDVLDVSLHGASEAMHDYHTRAPGSFRQTIAGMRRARAARMTLGITTVVTRSNYRHLSEIIHVAHTLGARAVHLATLALVGSARDNALQLQPAAPLLVPHLRRAEARAASLGLVVVTTENLGNPGVPPLFAGMGRHAEDSATQP